Proteins found in one Triticum urartu cultivar G1812 chromosome 4, Tu2.1, whole genome shotgun sequence genomic segment:
- the LOC125551032 gene encoding suppressor of mec-8 and unc-52 protein homolog 2-like, translating into MSSTQKKKSNYKEKMARRKEENKKEEPETPRYRDRAKERREDQNPDYEPTELGSFHAVAPPGADLRLEDAQKISIEKSKYLGGDLEHTHLVKGLDFALLNKVRSEIDKKPDAEDGKDAKARETKEDRAVSFRTAIAKSVYQWTVKQQQSMTKANDMFLPGRMAFIYNMEDGLNSDIPTTLHRSKADCPVPEEMVTVSVDGSVLDRIAKIMSYLRLGSSGKVLKKKKKERDTKGKNNLAGGVYNEVVRPAQSDGSVQKHQSEKDMPPPPPPPRKSNFSEKEKHSVPVARADDDDIFIGDGVDYTVPNKEMSQSPISEDMDESPRVHQNQSNLNEPVYGPIQPSEPAQAWQQPMDGYDAMQAQMAAAGYQDEWSGYQYAEQQLAYPEQYMQQGTVGYDVLVDPNISQDPRLMTQADKDKGLGSVFKRDDDRLKQLREKDAREKDPNFISDSYSECYPGYQGYNQEIAGSDDEDDLSKMDMGGRAKGRLHRWDFETEEEWAKYNDQKEAMPKAAFQFGVKMQDGRKTRKQNKDQKLSNDLNKINKILARKKGDKDGGEGHYDDDLPSGKKQRA; encoded by the exons ATGTCATCGACGCAGAAGAAGAAGAGCAACTATAAGGAGAAGATGGCGCGGCGGAA AGAGGAGAACAAAAAAGAAGAACCAGAGACACCAAGGTACCGAGATCGTGCGAAGGAGCGTCGTGAAGATCAAAACCCTGACTATGAACCTACAGAGCTTGGTTCGTTTCATGCCGTGGCACCTCCTGGAGCAGATTTGAG GCTAGAAGATGCCCAAAAGATTTCAATTGAGAAAAGCAAATACCTTGGAG GCGATCTGGAGCATACTCATTTGGTCAAAGGGTTGGATTTTGCTCTACTAAACAAAGTACGGAGTGAAATTGACAAGAAGCCTGATGCAGAGGATGGGAAGGATGCCAAAGCGAG GGAAACAAAAGAAGACCGGGCAGTCTCATTCCGCACTGCAATTGCAAAG TCTGTCTACCAGTGGACTGTAAAGCAACAGCAAAGCATGACAAAGGCGAATGATATGTTTCTTCCTGGCCGGATGGCATTTATTTACAATATG GAGGATGGACTTAACAGTGATATTCCAACAACTCTTCACAGGAGCAAAGCTGATTGCCCTGTCCCAGAG GAAATGGTCACTGTCAGCGTGGATGGCTCTGTACTTGACAGGATTGCCAAAATCATGTCATACCTTAGACTTGGATCATCAGGGAAGgtcttgaagaagaagaaaaaggagaggGATACAAAAG GGAAGAATAATTTGGCAGGTGGTGTCTACAATGAGGTAGTACGACCTGCCCAAAGTGATGGTTCTGTTCAGAAACACCAGTCTGAAAAGGATATGCcaccgccacccccacccccacgaAAGAGTAACTTCAGTGAAAAGGAGAAACATTCTGTCCCTGTTGCTAGAGCAGATGACGATGACATATTCATTGGAGATGGAGTTGACTATACTGTTCCTAACAAGGAAATGAGCCAGAGCCCCATCTCCGAAGATATGGATGAATCCCCACGTGTCCATCAGAATCAGTCCAATTTGAATGAACCTGTGTATGGTCCTATTCAACCATCTGAACCTGCTCAAGCTTGGCAACAGCCAATG GATGGTTATGATGCTATGCAAGCCCAAATGGCAGCTGCTGGATACCAAGACGAGTGGTCAGGCTATCAGTATGCTGAACAGCAGCTGGCTTATCCAGAACAGTACATGCAACAGGGTACTGTGGGATACGATGTATTAGTTGACCCAAATATATCTCAGGATCCAAGGTTGATGACTCAAGCAGACAAGGATAAGGGTCTAGGTTCTGTCTTCAAGCGTGATGATGACAGGCTTAAGCAGCTGAGGGAAAAAGATGCGCGGGAGAAAGACCCAAATTTTATTTCAGATAGTTACTCTGAGTGTTATCCTGGTTATCAGGGTTATAATCAAGAGATCGCAGGGAGTGACGATGAAGATGATTTGTCAAAGATGGATATGGGTGGGCGG GCGAAGGGCCGTCTTCACCGGTGGGACTTTGAGACGGAAGAAGAGTGGGCGAAATACAACGATCAGAAGGAAGCCATGCCAAAGGCGGCATTCCAGTTTGGTGTGAagatgcaggatggcaggaagaCCAGGAAGCAGAACAAGGATCAGAAGCTCAGCAACGACCTCAACAAGATCAACAAGATCCTGGCGAGGAAGAAGGGCGATAAAGATGGAGGCGAAGGGCATTATGACGACGATCTACCCAGTGGGAAGAAACAGCGAGCTTGA
- the LOC125551033 gene encoding structure-specific endonuclease subunit slx1-like: protein MSLSATFRVAKIPRTTLPPKSCKATPSSVSASSAPASGDPPPKAAKKKKEAAPWCVYLISSSRAPRTYVGVTTDFPRRLRQHNGELKGGAKASSAGRPWNLACLVEGFTNRSEACEFESKWKNISKKMTRKRSEPGMNAVLQHREVALSRVKTFLDCNHLNIKWHSS, encoded by the exons ATGAGCCTCTCCGCCACCTTCCGGGTCGCCAAAATTCCCCGCACCACCCTCCCTCCAAAGTCTTGCAAGGCCACCCCCTCCTCGGTATCGGCCTCCTCCGCCCCCGCGTCCGGAGATCCACCGCCCAAGGCCGCCAAGAAGAAAAAGGAGGCGGCGCCGTGGTGCGTCTACCTCATCTCCTCCTCCCGGGCCCCTCGTACATACGTCGGCGTCACGACTGACTTCCCTCGGCG CTTGAGACAACATAATGGCGAGTTAAAAGGTGGTGCCAAAGCCTCTTCTGCTGGAAGGCCATGGAATCTCGCATGCCTTGTCGAAGGCTTCACCAACAGAAGTGAAG CATGCGAGTTTGAATCGAAATGGAAGAACATCTCCAAGAAGATGACACGGAAGAGGAGTGAGCCTGGCATGAATGCAGTATTGCAGCACCGGGAAGTGGCATTGAGCAGAGTAAAAACCTTTCTGGATTGCAACCACCTCAACATCAAATGGCACTCAAGCTGA
- the LOC125551035 gene encoding ubiquitin-like protein 5, protein MIEVVLNDRLGKKVRVKCNEDDTIGDLKKLVAAQTGTRAEKIRIQKWYTIYKDHITLGDYEIHDGMGLELYYN, encoded by the coding sequence ATGATCGAGGTGGTGCTCAACGACCGCCTGGGGAAGAAGGTGCGCGTCAAGTGCAACGAGGACGACACCATCGGCGACCTCAAGAAGCTCGTGGCGGCGCAGACCGGGACCAGGGCCGAGAAGATCCGCATCCAGAAGTGGTACACCATCTACAAGGACCACATCACCCTCGGCGACTACGAGATCCACGACGGCATGGGCCTCGAGCTCTACTACAACTAG